Proteins from a genomic interval of Rhodococcoides fascians A25f:
- the nuoI gene encoding NADH-quinone oxidoreductase subunit NuoI, with amino-acid sequence MPEFLGPIAGFGVTFATMFKKPETELYPEEKKPTEVRYHGRHQLNRYADGLEKCIGCELCAWACPADAIYVEGADNTETERFSPGERYGGVYQINYLRCIGCGLCVEACPTRALTMTNEYELAGDNRADLIYEKDSLLAPLEPDMVAPPHAMAPGRSADDYYRGTVTGAESEPDTDRGPVR; translated from the coding sequence ATGCCTGAATTCCTCGGTCCCATCGCCGGATTCGGTGTCACCTTCGCCACGATGTTCAAGAAACCCGAGACCGAACTGTATCCGGAGGAGAAGAAACCGACCGAGGTTCGCTACCACGGTCGGCATCAGCTCAACCGATACGCCGACGGCCTCGAGAAGTGCATCGGCTGCGAGCTCTGCGCGTGGGCCTGTCCGGCCGACGCGATCTACGTCGAAGGAGCCGACAACACCGAGACCGAGCGATTCTCGCCGGGCGAGCGATACGGCGGGGTCTACCAGATCAACTATCTTCGGTGCATCGGCTGCGGATTGTGTGTGGAGGCCTGTCCCACAAGGGCTCTGACGATGACCAACGAATACGAACTCGCCGGTGACAACCGAGCAGACCTGATCTACGAGAAGGATTCACTGCTGGCACCGCTGGAGCCGGACATGGTGGCACCACCACACGCGATGGCACCGGGGCGTTCGGCCGATGACTACTACCGCGGCACCGTCACCGGTGCCGAGAGCGAGCCCGACACCGATCGCGGTCCGGTTCGATGA
- a CDS encoding NADH-quinone oxidoreductase subunit M — protein sequence MTIPWLTVLWVLPVLGAIVVALVPADRPTIARGVAVGFATGTLAVSVVLAVAFDSGGDRYQFLEDHSWIAAFGARYTLGLDGIGLVLVLLTTVLTPLLLVAGWNDGSRVANYGSRRVSHTYMALILVVESMVIVSFLALDVLLFYIFFEAMLIPMYFLIGGFGGTERTRAAVKFLLYNLFGGLVMLAAVIGLYVVTARAGGPFDGGTFDLRTIADAAASGGLGVDPVVLNALFLGFMLAFAIKAPLWPFHTWLPDAAVQSTPATAVLMMSVVDKVGTFAMLRFCLELFPESSQTFAPWIITLAVIGIVYGAILAIGQTDMMRLIAYTSISHFGFIILGIFAMTGQSQAGATLYMVNHGISTAALFLIAGFLVSRRGSRAIADYGGVQKVAPVLAGTFLISGLATLSLPGLAPFISEFLVLIGTFGRYGVAAIVATGALVLSAIYILWLYQRVMTGPVREGSEKISDLVPREALVVVPLLALLIVFGVYPKPALDVITPAVQSTIVDSAGGQR from the coding sequence GTGACGATCCCCTGGTTGACCGTCCTGTGGGTTCTGCCGGTACTCGGCGCGATCGTCGTCGCCCTGGTGCCGGCGGATCGTCCGACGATCGCGCGTGGTGTCGCCGTGGGTTTCGCCACCGGCACCCTCGCTGTGTCGGTGGTACTCGCGGTCGCGTTCGACTCCGGTGGCGATCGATACCAGTTCCTCGAAGACCATTCCTGGATAGCGGCATTCGGTGCGCGCTACACGCTCGGCCTCGACGGAATCGGTCTCGTGCTGGTGTTGCTCACCACCGTCCTGACCCCACTGCTCCTCGTTGCGGGCTGGAACGACGGCAGCCGCGTGGCGAACTACGGATCGCGCCGGGTCTCGCACACCTACATGGCGTTGATCCTGGTGGTCGAGTCGATGGTGATCGTTTCGTTCCTCGCCTTGGACGTACTGCTGTTCTACATCTTCTTCGAGGCGATGCTGATTCCGATGTACTTCCTCATCGGTGGTTTCGGTGGTACCGAGCGCACGCGCGCCGCGGTGAAGTTCCTGCTGTACAACCTGTTCGGTGGCCTGGTGATGCTGGCTGCCGTCATCGGGTTGTACGTCGTCACCGCCAGGGCGGGTGGCCCGTTCGACGGCGGTACGTTCGATCTGCGCACGATCGCGGATGCGGCGGCATCGGGCGGGCTCGGCGTGGATCCGGTAGTACTCAACGCGTTGTTCCTCGGTTTCATGCTTGCGTTCGCGATCAAGGCACCCCTGTGGCCGTTCCATACGTGGCTACCCGACGCCGCAGTGCAGTCCACCCCCGCAACGGCGGTGCTGATGATGTCGGTGGTGGACAAGGTCGGCACCTTCGCGATGCTGCGCTTCTGTCTCGAGCTCTTCCCCGAGTCGTCGCAGACGTTCGCCCCGTGGATCATCACGCTCGCGGTGATCGGCATCGTGTACGGCGCGATACTGGCGATCGGTCAGACCGACATGATGAGACTCATTGCCTACACCTCGATTTCGCACTTCGGGTTCATCATCCTCGGCATCTTCGCGATGACCGGCCAGAGTCAGGCCGGTGCCACGCTGTACATGGTCAACCACGGAATCTCCACCGCCGCATTGTTCTTGATCGCAGGTTTTCTCGTGTCCCGTCGCGGTTCGCGGGCGATCGCCGACTACGGCGGCGTCCAGAAGGTCGCGCCGGTGCTCGCCGGAACGTTTCTGATCTCTGGTCTGGCCACGCTCTCCCTACCCGGTCTCGCCCCGTTCATCAGTGAATTCCTGGTGCTGATCGGCACATTCGGTCGATACGGCGTCGCCGCGATCGTGGCCACCGGTGCGCTCGTTCTGTCGGCGATCTACATTCTCTGGCTCTATCAGCGGGTGATGACGGGGCCGGTCCGAGAGGGCAGCGAGAAGATCTCCGATCTCGTTCCCCGTGAGGCGTTGGTGGTGGTCCCGTTGCTCGCGTTGCTGATCGTGTTCGGGGTGTACCCGAAACCGGCACTCGATGTCATCACTCCGGCAGTGCAATCCACGATCGTCGACAGTGCAGGAGGTCAACGATGA
- the nuoL gene encoding NADH-quinone oxidoreductase subunit L, with protein sequence MSILWLLPALPAFGAAVLLLGGRRCNPWGHLVATAAAVSSFVFAALVFASMLGRDESNRAITETLFRWVPVDELQVDFGLRADQLSICFVLLITGVGSLIHVYSIGYMSHDAERRRFFAYLNLFLAAMLLLVLADNFLGLYLGWEGVGLASYLLIGFWQHKPSAASAARKAFVVNRVGDIGLAIALMIMFVNFGSVQYDVVFTGIGDASESVATAMALMLLLAACGKSAQVPLQSWLGDAMEGPTPVSALIHAATMVTAGVYLIVRSGPVFEASPAARAATVTVGAVTLLFGAVIGCAKDDIKKALAASTMSQIGYMVLAAGLGPSGYAFAIVLLLSHGFFKAGLFLGAGSVMHAMNDETDMRRFGGLRAAMPITFVTFGLGYLAIIGVPPFSGFFAKDPIIEVAFAAGGAAGVVLGCVTLLGAGLTAFYMTRVMLMTFFGPKRWAAQAHPHEASATMTAPMILLAVGSVASGAFLAVGGRLESWLEPVVGSAHEEHAIPAWVVTVAVLAVVLVGAGVAYRKYIARDVPPTPPEDVSVLTRAARADLYGDAFNEAAFMRPGQKLTSTMVYADTAGIDAVVDGVGRSIGGVSSRSRGLQTGFVRSYALATFAGAVLVVLMVVVL encoded by the coding sequence ATGTCGATCCTGTGGCTTCTCCCGGCTCTGCCGGCGTTCGGTGCGGCCGTCCTGCTGCTCGGTGGCCGGCGCTGCAACCCGTGGGGGCACCTGGTTGCGACGGCAGCAGCGGTGTCGTCGTTCGTGTTCGCAGCACTGGTGTTCGCCTCGATGCTGGGGCGTGACGAGTCGAACAGAGCGATCACCGAGACTCTGTTCCGCTGGGTTCCCGTCGACGAATTGCAGGTCGACTTCGGACTGCGCGCCGATCAGCTGTCGATCTGTTTCGTCCTGTTGATCACCGGAGTCGGGTCGCTCATTCACGTGTACTCGATCGGATACATGAGCCACGACGCGGAACGTCGGCGCTTCTTCGCGTACCTCAATCTGTTTCTCGCCGCCATGCTGCTGCTGGTGCTGGCCGACAACTTCCTCGGCCTGTATCTGGGGTGGGAGGGTGTCGGCCTGGCGTCGTACCTGCTCATCGGATTCTGGCAACACAAGCCGTCGGCCGCCTCGGCAGCTCGAAAAGCGTTCGTGGTCAACCGCGTCGGCGATATCGGCCTGGCGATCGCCCTGATGATCATGTTCGTGAACTTCGGGTCGGTGCAATACGACGTGGTGTTCACCGGAATCGGGGATGCGAGTGAATCGGTGGCCACCGCGATGGCACTGATGTTGCTGCTGGCCGCCTGCGGAAAGTCGGCGCAGGTGCCGCTGCAGTCGTGGCTCGGCGACGCCATGGAGGGCCCCACTCCGGTCTCCGCACTCATTCACGCGGCGACGATGGTCACCGCCGGGGTGTATCTCATCGTCCGATCCGGACCGGTGTTCGAGGCGTCGCCGGCCGCCCGTGCAGCAACGGTCACGGTTGGTGCGGTGACATTGCTGTTCGGTGCCGTGATCGGTTGTGCGAAAGACGACATCAAGAAGGCGCTCGCGGCCTCGACGATGAGTCAGATCGGGTACATGGTGCTCGCGGCCGGACTCGGCCCGTCCGGCTACGCCTTCGCCATTGTGCTGTTACTCTCGCACGGGTTCTTCAAGGCAGGCTTGTTCCTGGGTGCCGGCTCGGTGATGCACGCGATGAACGACGAGACCGACATGCGACGGTTCGGCGGGCTCCGCGCCGCGATGCCGATCACGTTCGTCACGTTCGGTCTCGGCTACCTCGCCATCATCGGAGTACCGCCCTTCTCCGGCTTCTTCGCCAAGGATCCGATCATCGAGGTCGCGTTCGCGGCGGGGGGAGCGGCAGGTGTGGTGCTCGGCTGCGTGACGTTGCTCGGTGCGGGTCTGACGGCCTTCTACATGACTCGAGTGATGCTGATGACGTTCTTCGGCCCGAAACGGTGGGCAGCGCAGGCACATCCGCACGAAGCGTCGGCGACGATGACGGCTCCCATGATTTTGTTGGCCGTGGGCTCGGTGGCATCGGGAGCTTTCCTCGCGGTGGGTGGCCGCCTCGAGAGCTGGCTGGAACCGGTGGTGGGATCGGCGCACGAGGAGCACGCGATTCCTGCCTGGGTCGTCACTGTCGCAGTTCTGGCAGTGGTACTCGTGGGCGCAGGCGTCGCGTACCGGAAGTACATCGCCCGAGACGTTCCCCCGACCCCACCCGAGGATGTATCGGTGCTGACCAGAGCCGCACGCGCCGATCTGTACGGCGACGCCTTCAACGAGGCAGCATTCATGCGACCCGGTCAAAAGCTCACGAGCACAATGGTATACGCCGATACAGCTGGTATCGACGCGGTCGTGGATGGGGTGGGGAGATCGATCGGCGGAGTGTCGAGTCGATCCAGGGGGCTCCAGACCGGTTTCGTACGGTCCTATGCGTTGGCGACGTTCGCCGGGGCCGTTCTCGTCGTGCTGATGGTGGTGGTCCTGTGA
- the nuoK gene encoding NADH-quinone oxidoreductase subunit NuoK → MNPENYLYLSVLLFTIGAAGVIVRRNAIIVFMCIELMLNAVNLAFVTFSRMHGNLDGQLFAFFTMVVAAAEVVVGLAIIMAIFRSRRSISMDENSLMKN, encoded by the coding sequence ATGAATCCCGAGAACTACCTCTATCTATCGGTTCTGCTGTTCACGATCGGCGCGGCGGGAGTCATCGTCAGGCGTAACGCCATCATCGTGTTCATGTGCATCGAATTGATGCTCAACGCAGTCAATCTCGCGTTCGTCACGTTCTCCCGCATGCACGGCAATCTGGACGGCCAGTTGTTCGCGTTCTTCACCATGGTGGTCGCTGCTGCCGAGGTGGTGGTGGGCCTGGCGATCATCATGGCCATCTTCCGTTCTCGTCGCTCGATCTCGATGGACGAGAACTCTCTGATGAAGAACTGA
- a CDS encoding NADH-quinone oxidoreductase subunit J — MTAAVSLALEATSTGEAVQFWTLGVVAVLGALGVVMSTKAVYSALFLAATMVVLATFYMAQGALFLGVVQIVVYTGAVMMLFLFVLMLVGVDTSESLTETLRGHRIAAVVIGIGFGLLIIGVLLRDSARAGRLDFVGLDLANSTGNVEGLAELIFVEYVWAFELTGALLITATIGAMILAHREALGPVKGQREMSQDRFRDGSRVTPLPSPGVFARHNGVDRRALLPDGSESESSVNALFADRRSQYKVDGGDER, encoded by the coding sequence ATGACTGCCGCAGTGTCACTCGCCCTCGAGGCAACCTCCACCGGTGAGGCCGTGCAATTCTGGACCCTCGGTGTCGTTGCGGTCCTCGGCGCTCTGGGTGTGGTGATGAGCACGAAAGCTGTCTACTCGGCACTGTTTCTCGCCGCCACCATGGTGGTGCTCGCAACCTTCTACATGGCGCAGGGGGCGCTGTTCCTCGGTGTCGTGCAGATCGTCGTCTACACCGGTGCGGTCATGATGCTGTTTCTGTTCGTCCTGATGCTCGTCGGGGTCGACACCTCGGAGTCCTTGACCGAGACGTTGCGAGGGCACCGTATCGCGGCCGTCGTCATCGGAATCGGCTTCGGGCTGTTGATCATCGGGGTGCTGCTGCGCGACTCGGCACGCGCCGGTCGACTCGATTTCGTCGGGCTCGACCTGGCCAACTCCACCGGAAACGTCGAAGGCCTGGCCGAGCTGATCTTCGTCGAGTACGTATGGGCGTTCGAGCTGACCGGAGCGCTGTTGATCACGGCCACCATCGGGGCGATGATCCTGGCGCACCGGGAGGCTCTGGGACCGGTGAAGGGTCAGCGAGAGATGTCGCAGGACCGGTTTCGCGACGGCTCCCGGGTGACGCCGCTGCCGAGCCCCGGTGTGTTCGCCCGTCACAACGGCGTGGATCGCCGCGCTCTGCTGCCGGACGGAAGCGAGTCGGAGTCGTCCGTCAACGCCCTGTTCGCCGATCGACGGAGCCAGTACAAGGTGGACGGGGGTGACGAGCGATGA
- the nuoH gene encoding NADH-quinone oxidoreductase subunit NuoH: MFGTDPWWLVIGKALAVFVFLVLTPLVAIYAERKIMAWMQMRVGPNRVGPWGLLQSLMDGIKLALKEGITPTGVDKPIYILAPIISVVPAFMAFAVIPFGPEVSVFGTTTPLQMTDLPVGVLYILAVTSVGVYGIVLAGWASNSTYPLLGALRSTAQVISYEVAMGLSFAAVFLYAGTMSTSGIVAAQQNTWYVLLLLPSFLVYVTAMVGETNRAPFDLPEAEGELVGGFHTEYSSLRFAMFMLAEYINMVTVSALATTLFLGGWRAPIPLSLWSGANSGWWPVLWFVVKVWVFLFVFIWLRSTLPRLRYDQFMNFGWKILIPVALIWVMVIATVRVLGTGRYDVPLVTFVASMIFAVAVLGSLLLMLRKRARIRNVLPPPPTEEFDAVAGGFPIPPIPKQGATIASRHAGARSHPARSQKENADA; encoded by the coding sequence ATGTTCGGCACCGACCCGTGGTGGTTGGTGATCGGCAAGGCCTTGGCGGTCTTCGTATTCTTGGTTCTCACACCGCTCGTTGCGATCTATGCCGAACGCAAGATCATGGCGTGGATGCAGATGCGCGTCGGGCCCAATCGGGTCGGTCCGTGGGGACTGTTGCAGTCGCTGATGGACGGAATCAAGCTTGCGCTGAAAGAGGGAATCACTCCGACCGGTGTCGACAAGCCGATTTACATTCTGGCTCCGATCATTTCGGTGGTCCCTGCCTTCATGGCCTTTGCGGTGATTCCGTTCGGGCCCGAGGTGTCGGTTTTCGGCACCACGACTCCGCTGCAGATGACCGACCTGCCGGTGGGGGTTCTGTACATCCTCGCGGTCACCTCGGTGGGTGTGTACGGAATCGTCCTGGCTGGCTGGGCGTCGAATTCGACGTATCCGTTGCTGGGTGCACTCCGTTCGACGGCGCAGGTCATTTCCTACGAGGTCGCGATGGGCCTGTCGTTCGCTGCGGTATTCCTGTACGCGGGGACCATGTCTACGTCCGGAATCGTTGCTGCGCAACAGAACACCTGGTACGTGCTGTTGCTCCTGCCGTCGTTCCTGGTGTACGTGACGGCGATGGTCGGTGAAACCAACCGCGCACCCTTCGACTTGCCCGAGGCCGAAGGGGAATTGGTGGGCGGGTTCCACACCGAATACTCGTCCTTGCGTTTCGCGATGTTCATGCTTGCCGAGTACATCAACATGGTCACGGTGTCGGCGCTCGCGACCACGTTGTTCCTGGGCGGCTGGCGGGCTCCGATTCCGTTGAGTCTGTGGAGCGGTGCCAATTCGGGATGGTGGCCGGTGCTGTGGTTCGTCGTCAAGGTGTGGGTGTTCCTGTTCGTCTTCATCTGGCTGCGGTCGACGTTGCCGAGGCTGCGATACGACCAATTCATGAACTTCGGCTGGAAGATCCTCATTCCCGTCGCTCTGATCTGGGTGATGGTGATCGCGACGGTGCGGGTACTCGGCACCGGTAGGTACGACGTGCCTCTCGTCACGTTCGTCGCGTCGATGATCTTCGCGGTCGCCGTTCTGGGTTCTCTGCTGCTCATGCTGCGAAAGCGTGCACGTATCCGGAACGTTCTGCCTCCGCCGCCCACCGAAGAATTCGATGCCGTGGCAGGCGGATTCCCGATTCCTCCCATCCCCAAGCAGGGCGCGACGATTGCGAGCCGGCACGCCGGTGCGCGGTCACACCCGGCCCGGTCACAGAAGGAGAACGCCGATGCCTGA